From a region of the Nitrospira sp. genome:
- a CDS encoding glucose-1-phosphate cytidylyltransferase: MKVVLFCGGMGTRLREHSETIPKPLVNIGARPIVWHLMRYYAHYGHNEFILCLGYRGDLIRRYFLDYDEELTNDFTMYGKDGRRELHSRDLADWKITFVDTGLHNNIGQRLLHVRKFVEDEEAFLANYADALTDLPLDRQLTEFKSRNVIASLVAVRSRQSVHAVQTGRDGIVTSIGAMGDQEFWINAGFFVMKPEIFKYIHDGEELVEKPFRRLVDEGGLAAFQWDGFWQCMDTFKDKIAFDRMEARGNCPWMIWKNHFAKKPD, translated from the coding sequence ATGAAAGTGGTGCTGTTTTGTGGTGGGATGGGAACACGACTCCGGGAACACTCGGAGACGATCCCGAAGCCGCTGGTCAATATCGGGGCTCGACCGATCGTCTGGCATCTCATGCGCTACTATGCTCACTATGGCCACAATGAGTTCATTCTGTGTTTGGGTTATCGGGGAGATCTCATACGAAGGTATTTTCTTGATTACGATGAAGAGCTGACGAATGACTTTACCATGTACGGCAAGGATGGCCGCAGAGAACTGCACTCGCGAGATCTCGCCGACTGGAAAATCACCTTCGTGGATACCGGCCTGCACAACAACATCGGGCAACGGCTTCTTCATGTGCGCAAGTTTGTTGAAGACGAAGAGGCGTTTCTCGCCAATTATGCGGACGCGCTGACTGATCTTCCGCTCGACCGGCAACTCACCGAATTTAAGTCGCGGAACGTAATTGCGAGTCTCGTTGCAGTGCGAAGTCGGCAAAGTGTTCATGCCGTGCAGACCGGGCGTGACGGTATCGTCACCAGTATCGGTGCAATGGGCGATCAAGAATTTTGGATTAACGCCGGGTTTTTCGTGATGAAGCCCGAGATATTCAAATACATACATGACGGTGAAGAGTTGGTGGAGAAGCCGTTTAGGCGTCTTGTCGACGAAGGCGGACTTGCGGCATTCCAGTGGGACGGTTTTTGGCAATGCATGGATACGTTCAAGGACAAGATCGCATTCGATCGCATGGAGGCACGTGGAAATTGCCCATGGATGATATGGAAGAATCACTTTGCTAAGAAACCGGATTAG
- a CDS encoding methyltransferase domain-containing protein, translated as MTDVRGCLFCHAPLGMTFVDLGMHPLCESFVPPERINSMEPFYPLHVLVCDRCFLVQLHEYVKPDEIFTEYAYFSSYSDSWVQHAKRYQEMICRRFGLSPESFVVELASNDGYLLQHFVAAGIPVLGIEPAANVGEVARQKNIPTLIKFFGKDTAQLLRAEGKTADLIVGNNVLAQVPDINDFVAGIKILLAPAGVMTIEFPHLMKLMQENQFDTIYHEHFFYFTLMTAERIFAAHGVRLFDVEELPTHGGSLRIYGCHGEYAGNETTTRYRALIDHEKTVALDQLDTYAAFSEQVKETKRKLLEFLIQAKRKGKTVVGYGAPGKGNTLLNYCGIRTDFVDYTVDRNPYKQGKVLPGTHIPIHHPGKIRETKPDYVLILPWNIRDEIMEQLCWIREWGGQFVVPIPEVRVYS; from the coding sequence ATGACGGATGTCCGCGGCTGTTTGTTCTGTCATGCGCCGTTAGGCATGACATTCGTGGATCTTGGCATGCACCCGCTCTGTGAGAGCTTCGTGCCTCCGGAGCGGATTAACAGCATGGAGCCGTTCTATCCGCTCCATGTATTGGTATGCGACCGATGCTTTTTGGTGCAGCTGCACGAGTATGTCAAGCCGGACGAGATTTTTACCGAATATGCGTATTTTTCTTCCTACTCGGACAGTTGGGTGCAACATGCCAAGCGGTACCAAGAAATGATTTGTCGACGCTTTGGCCTCTCGCCGGAAAGCTTCGTGGTGGAACTGGCCAGTAACGACGGCTACTTACTGCAGCATTTTGTCGCGGCCGGCATTCCGGTATTGGGGATTGAGCCCGCCGCAAATGTGGGGGAAGTGGCGCGGCAGAAGAATATTCCAACGCTGATAAAGTTCTTCGGGAAAGATACGGCTCAATTGTTGAGAGCAGAGGGGAAGACCGCCGACTTGATCGTTGGGAACAACGTGTTGGCTCAGGTCCCTGACATCAACGATTTTGTGGCCGGGATAAAAATTCTCCTAGCTCCTGCCGGGGTCATGACGATCGAATTCCCTCATTTGATGAAGCTTATGCAGGAAAACCAGTTTGATACGATTTATCATGAACACTTTTTCTACTTCACACTGATGACCGCTGAGCGAATCTTTGCCGCTCACGGGGTGCGACTGTTCGATGTCGAGGAATTGCCGACGCATGGGGGATCGTTGCGGATCTACGGCTGCCATGGGGAGTATGCCGGCAATGAAACGACGACTCGATACCGGGCGCTGATAGACCACGAGAAGACGGTCGCGCTCGATCAGCTGGATACATATGCGGCATTTTCAGAGCAGGTCAAGGAAACGAAACGGAAGCTCCTGGAGTTCTTGATCCAGGCAAAGCGTAAGGGGAAAACGGTTGTTGGCTATGGAGCGCCGGGAAAAGGTAACACGCTTCTGAACTACTGCGGGATCAGAACGGATTTTGTTGACTACACTGTCGACCGTAATCCGTATAAGCAAGGGAAAGTTCTGCCGGGAACGCATATCCCCATCCATCATCCCGGCAAGATTCGAGAAACAAAACCGGATTACGTGTTGATTCTTCCGTGGAATATACGAGACGAAATTATGGAGCAGCTATGCTGGATTCGGGAGTGGGGCGGACAATTTGTTGTGCCGATCCCAGAAGTTCGAGTATACTCTTAG
- the fliJ gene encoding flagellar export protein FliJ has product MSLDSLQKLRAQTVEALMMELAQITQTLARSEERHRNIEAQIQTDSADYERHTKQGLTIEALLEWQARMDSQQTALRHARSEINQAASAWQHTKSLLVEASQECKLLELVAEKRQEAKRADMGRQEQRITDDAASRRYSSGSENRS; this is encoded by the coding sequence ATGAGTCTCGATTCGTTGCAGAAGCTGCGCGCCCAGACCGTAGAGGCCTTGATGATGGAATTGGCGCAGATCACCCAAACTCTCGCCCGCAGCGAGGAACGCCATCGCAACATTGAAGCTCAGATTCAAACGGATTCCGCGGACTATGAACGACACACGAAGCAAGGGCTGACGATCGAAGCCTTGTTGGAATGGCAAGCACGCATGGATTCCCAACAAACCGCACTGCGGCACGCGCGTAGCGAGATCAACCAGGCCGCTTCGGCATGGCAGCATACCAAGTCTCTCCTTGTCGAAGCCAGTCAGGAGTGCAAGCTGCTTGAGCTGGTGGCGGAAAAGCGCCAGGAAGCGAAGCGGGCGGACATGGGGCGTCAAGAGCAGCGGATCACGGATGATGCCGCGAGCCGCCGGTATTCCAGCGGAAGCGAGAATAGGTCATGA
- a CDS encoding FliI/YscN family ATPase, protein MSLSQLIEQVEPIEISGRVAQAVGIVVEGYGPMTTVGELCRITREACGGPIAAEVVGFRGDRVLLMPLGDMQGIGPGSRITMTGHVADLAVGPGLLGRVLDGCGNPMDGKGPLRTEERYPLHAGAPNPLQRARVQVPLDLGVRAINGFLTCGRGQKMGIFSGSGVGKSVLLGMISRYTKAEVNVIALIGERGREVNEFLERDLGAEALGRSVVVVATSDQAPLVRIRAALVATTIAEYFRDAGKQVLLLMDSLTRLAYGQREVGLAIGEPPTTKGYTPSVFALLPKLLERVGTGPGPGTITGLYTVLVDGDDLSDPIADSVRSILDGHIVLSRALAARNHFPAIDLLQSASRVMRDIVGRPQYDAARRLLELVARYRQSEDLVLLGAYKSGMNAGLDRAVQAQEAINSYLRQDIEEPSSLAASVQQLEALAQKTA, encoded by the coding sequence ATGAGTCTTAGTCAGCTCATCGAGCAGGTCGAGCCGATCGAAATCTCCGGAAGAGTTGCCCAAGCTGTCGGGATCGTTGTGGAAGGGTATGGGCCGATGACGACCGTCGGAGAACTGTGCCGGATTACAAGAGAAGCCTGTGGGGGACCGATCGCGGCGGAGGTGGTGGGATTCCGTGGGGATCGTGTCTTGCTGATGCCGCTGGGCGACATGCAGGGCATCGGGCCGGGCAGCCGAATTACGATGACGGGCCACGTGGCGGATCTCGCCGTCGGACCGGGTTTGTTGGGAAGGGTGCTCGATGGTTGTGGAAACCCGATGGACGGCAAAGGGCCGCTGAGGACCGAAGAACGCTATCCGCTTCATGCCGGTGCGCCGAATCCGCTTCAACGAGCCCGCGTCCAGGTTCCCCTCGATCTCGGCGTTCGGGCGATCAACGGCTTTCTGACGTGCGGGCGCGGGCAGAAAATGGGTATTTTTTCCGGATCGGGGGTCGGAAAGAGTGTGTTGTTGGGGATGATCAGCCGCTATACGAAAGCGGAGGTCAACGTCATCGCCCTCATAGGAGAACGAGGCCGTGAGGTCAACGAGTTCTTGGAACGCGATCTCGGCGCGGAGGCACTCGGACGCTCGGTCGTCGTCGTGGCGACTTCCGACCAAGCCCCGCTCGTGCGGATACGCGCGGCGCTGGTCGCCACGACCATTGCGGAGTATTTTCGTGACGCCGGGAAACAGGTCTTGCTGTTGATGGATTCGCTGACCAGATTGGCCTACGGCCAGCGAGAAGTCGGGCTGGCGATCGGCGAACCTCCGACGACCAAAGGGTATACGCCGTCTGTGTTCGCGCTGTTGCCCAAGCTCCTGGAACGCGTCGGAACCGGACCGGGACCGGGAACCATTACGGGATTGTATACCGTGCTGGTGGATGGCGATGATCTCAGTGATCCGATCGCGGATTCGGTCCGTTCGATCTTGGACGGCCATATCGTCCTGTCACGCGCGCTGGCCGCGCGCAATCATTTTCCTGCGATCGATCTTCTCCAGAGCGCCAGCCGTGTGATGCGGGATATCGTCGGGCGACCGCAGTACGATGCCGCCAGGCGTCTTCTCGAATTAGTGGCCCGGTATCGCCAATCCGAAGATCTGGTACTGTTGGGAGCCTACAAGTCGGGGATGAATGCCGGACTCGACCGCGCCGTTCAGGCGCAAGAGGCGATCAACTCGTATTTGAGGCAGGACATTGAGGAGCCCTCGAGTTTAGCCGCGTCGGTGCAGCAGCTTGAGGCGCTGGCCCAGAAGACGGCATGA
- a CDS encoding response regulator, which translates to MTGMTIPWMTARERGVPRLQGSILVVDDDEGVRNLFVELFKPERVPIRVSGSGQEALSMVKQMAPALLIVDVLLPDQDGIAVLEEAQRIDNRIIGVAMTGAATVELAVRAMKAGATDFLMKPFQNEVVLATVRRLLELHRLRTENTVLKHAAVRSGAIRLQSAPFQTFGDGEALRREDDPTEYERGLADGRRQTEEQRRHDITVLTDAVRKFDAARSLLRQTVDDEVIALALQIVSKILHESAESRREQIVVQVKAALGVIRESGGVVIRVHPADAAVLEAVRTELTGQQDIALTITIEPVPSLPRGSCLLHTATRQVDASLDTQLFRLGDVLKNRPHHES; encoded by the coding sequence GTGACGGGTATGACCATCCCGTGGATGACCGCGCGCGAACGAGGGGTTCCACGACTTCAGGGCAGCATCCTAGTCGTTGACGATGACGAGGGAGTTCGCAATTTGTTCGTCGAACTGTTCAAGCCGGAGCGAGTGCCCATTCGAGTCTCCGGTTCGGGCCAGGAGGCGCTATCGATGGTGAAGCAGATGGCGCCGGCGTTGCTGATCGTCGATGTCTTACTGCCGGATCAAGACGGGATTGCAGTGCTCGAAGAAGCACAGCGGATCGACAATCGGATTATCGGCGTGGCGATGACCGGAGCGGCGACGGTGGAACTCGCCGTCCGCGCGATGAAGGCCGGCGCCACCGATTTTTTGATGAAGCCCTTTCAAAACGAAGTCGTCCTGGCAACCGTGCGCCGCCTACTGGAACTCCATCGGCTGCGCACCGAAAATACGGTCTTGAAACATGCCGCCGTGCGATCCGGCGCGATACGTCTGCAGAGCGCACCCTTCCAGACCTTCGGAGACGGAGAGGCGCTCCGAAGAGAGGACGATCCGACGGAATACGAGCGAGGTCTGGCGGACGGCCGGCGACAGACGGAAGAGCAGCGCCGGCACGATATCACGGTGCTGACCGATGCCGTCAGAAAGTTCGATGCCGCCCGGTCACTGCTCCGACAGACGGTCGACGACGAAGTCATCGCACTCGCGCTTCAGATTGTGTCCAAGATTCTTCACGAGTCGGCCGAGTCGCGCCGGGAACAGATCGTTGTGCAGGTCAAAGCCGCGTTGGGCGTCATTCGAGAGTCAGGCGGCGTCGTGATACGGGTCCATCCGGCGGATGCAGCGGTGCTCGAGGCTGTTCGGACGGAACTCACGGGGCAGCAGGATATTGCGTTGACGATCACCATCGAACCGGTGCCGTCTCTTCCACGGGGAAGCTGCCTGCTGCACACCGCAACTCGACAAGTCGATGCTTCTCTCGATACCCAACTGTTCCGTTTGGGCGATGTCTTGAAGAACAGGCCTCATCATGAGTCTTAG
- the fliG gene encoding flagellar motor switch protein FliG has product MTKNLTGEQKAAILLRAIGEEAAAQVLKQLDPKEIKKLGSFMDGTAQISRDEEDAVISDFRAQSATGQVQFHGKEFIRTVLNKALGPEKAARIIESMARKTYPGLEALKWVDVRSLVQMLRIEHAQTVAVVLAHLESEQAGQVLAGLPESMRGDVALRLATMEEVQPEVLEELSQSMQEALLTSKGMGSQSIGGPEVMADILTRMDKANEGGIMVRIAEKSQPLADAIRALMFVFDDLIKVDDRGMQELMKEISKEDLPLALRGANPEVKEKFFKNMSSRASEMLKDDMESKGPVKVSDIEKAQQNILKVCRKLEEESRIVIAGPGEEML; this is encoded by the coding sequence ATGACGAAGAACCTGACGGGTGAGCAGAAAGCAGCCATTCTTCTTCGCGCCATCGGGGAAGAGGCGGCTGCCCAGGTCTTGAAGCAACTCGACCCCAAAGAAATCAAAAAGTTGGGAAGCTTCATGGACGGCACGGCGCAAATCTCGCGAGACGAGGAAGATGCGGTCATCTCGGACTTTCGCGCCCAGAGCGCGACGGGACAAGTCCAGTTCCATGGAAAAGAGTTTATCAGGACCGTCCTCAATAAGGCGTTGGGTCCGGAAAAGGCGGCACGGATCATCGAATCGATGGCCCGAAAAACCTATCCCGGCCTGGAAGCGCTGAAATGGGTTGATGTGAGGAGCCTGGTTCAAATGCTGAGAATCGAGCATGCCCAGACGGTGGCGGTGGTGCTCGCCCACCTTGAAAGTGAACAAGCCGGGCAGGTGCTGGCCGGGCTTCCGGAATCGATGCGCGGGGACGTGGCGCTTCGGCTCGCGACCATGGAGGAAGTGCAGCCGGAGGTCTTGGAGGAACTCAGCCAAAGTATGCAAGAGGCGTTATTGACCAGTAAAGGAATGGGATCGCAGAGCATCGGAGGGCCTGAAGTGATGGCCGACATTCTGACAAGAATGGACAAGGCCAACGAAGGCGGCATTATGGTCAGGATCGCCGAGAAGAGCCAGCCGCTGGCCGACGCCATCCGGGCGCTCATGTTCGTGTTCGACGACCTTATCAAAGTCGACGACCGCGGCATGCAGGAATTGATGAAGGAGATCAGCAAGGAAGACCTTCCGTTGGCCCTCCGCGGCGCCAATCCGGAGGTCAAGGAGAAATTCTTCAAGAACATGTCGAGCCGTGCTTCGGAAATGTTGAAGGACGATATGGAGTCCAAGGGACCGGTCAAGGTATCCGATATCGAGAAGGCTCAGCAGAATATCCTTAAAGTATGCCGCAAGCTGGAGGAGGAAAGCCGCATCGTCATCGCCGGACCGGGAGAGGAGATGCTGTAG